A genomic segment from Janthinobacterium sp. 64 encodes:
- the bamC gene encoding outer membrane protein assembly factor BamC, with amino-acid sequence MTNCKKTKPAPATIAVRGIVIGAVAASLAGCGMISSVVGGDKVDYKSVKKAGTLDVPPDLTQLQQDNRYSLPDSKNGVATASGYNAQRNATAGTPVIVGADGVVGVVPVTAGGVKVERAGNQRWLVVKQSPEVLWPQLKQFWEDSGFTVAIDQPTAGIMETEWNENRAKLPQDFIRNTIGKAFDSMYSTGEKDKFRTRVERLADGSTEIYISHRGVEEVVTGRDKETTTWTARPNDPGLEAQFLAKLMTRLGAASDDAQAKTAVDAAIVQPQHAKLVGQAATPARAIEVDEGFDRAWRRVGLALDRVGFTVEDRDRTQGTYFVRYVDPDAVKKDGFFSKLFSWGSSSDKDKEAQRYRVLVKAGNGATSVVSILSNEGQPDTSPVAEKILGLLNEQLK; translated from the coding sequence ATGACTAATTGCAAGAAAACCAAACCGGCGCCTGCCACCATCGCCGTCCGCGGCATCGTCATCGGCGCCGTCGCAGCCAGCCTCGCGGGCTGTGGCATGATCAGTTCGGTAGTCGGCGGCGACAAGGTCGACTACAAGTCGGTCAAGAAAGCCGGCACCCTGGACGTGCCGCCTGACCTGACGCAATTGCAGCAGGACAACCGTTATTCCTTGCCGGATTCGAAAAACGGCGTGGCCACGGCTTCCGGCTACAACGCCCAGCGCAACGCCACGGCCGGTACGCCCGTCATCGTGGGTGCCGACGGCGTGGTCGGTGTCGTGCCCGTCACGGCCGGTGGCGTGAAGGTCGAGCGCGCGGGCAACCAGCGCTGGCTGGTCGTTAAGCAGTCGCCTGAAGTGCTGTGGCCGCAGCTCAAGCAGTTCTGGGAAGATTCCGGCTTTACCGTCGCCATCGACCAGCCCACGGCTGGCATCATGGAAACCGAGTGGAACGAAAACCGCGCCAAGCTGCCGCAGGACTTTATCCGCAACACCATCGGCAAGGCTTTCGATTCGATGTACTCGACGGGTGAAAAAGACAAGTTCCGCACCCGCGTGGAACGCCTGGCTGACGGTTCGACCGAGATCTACATCAGCCACCGTGGCGTGGAAGAGGTCGTTACGGGCCGCGATAAGGAAACCACCACCTGGACCGCGCGTCCGAACGATCCGGGCCTGGAAGCGCAATTCCTGGCCAAGCTGATGACGCGCCTGGGCGCGGCCAGCGACGATGCGCAAGCGAAGACGGCTGTTGACGCCGCCATCGTGCAGCCGCAGCACGCCAAGCTGGTGGGCCAGGCCGCCACGCCGGCGCGCGCCATCGAAGTCGATGAAGGCTTCGACCGCGCCTGGCGCCGTGTCGGCCTGGCGCTGGACCGCGTCGGCTTCACGGTGGAAGACCGCGACCGTACGCAAGGCACGTATTTCGTGCGTTACGTCGATCCGGATGCAGTCAAGAAAGATGGTTTCTTCTCGAAACTGTTCAGCTGGGGCTCGTCGTCCGACAAGGACAAGGAAGCGCAGCGCTACCGCGTCCTGGTCAAGGCCGGCAATGGCGCGACCAGCGTGGTCAGCATCCTCAGCAACGAAGGCCAGCCAGATACCTCGCCAGTGGCAGAGAAGATCCTGGGCCTGTTGAACGAGCAGTTGAAATAA
- the dapA gene encoding 4-hydroxy-tetrahydrodipicolinate synthase, with product MIKGSIVAIVTPMHADGSLDFPGLRKLIDWHIAEGTDSIVIVGTTGESATVSVEEHCELIKLTVEHAKGRIPIIAGAGGNSTAEAIKLTRYAKEAGADAVLQVVPYYNRPTQEGMYQHFKAIAEAVDIPVILYNVPGRTVADMSNDTIVRLSAIPNIVGVKDATGNIGRGIDLLRLVPADFAVYSGDDPTAMALMFCGGHGNISVTANVAPRAMHELCVAAMAGERATAIAINNKVFPLHQKLFVEPNPVPVKWALAEMGMMPAGIRLPLVPLAENCHATVREALRDAGILS from the coding sequence AAGCTGATCGACTGGCATATTGCCGAGGGTACGGACAGCATCGTCATCGTTGGCACGACGGGCGAATCGGCAACAGTCAGCGTGGAAGAACACTGCGAACTGATCAAGTTGACCGTCGAACATGCCAAGGGACGCATTCCTATCATCGCCGGTGCCGGAGGCAACTCCACGGCCGAGGCCATCAAACTGACGCGCTATGCGAAAGAAGCGGGCGCCGATGCTGTCTTGCAAGTGGTGCCGTACTACAACCGTCCTACCCAGGAAGGCATGTACCAGCACTTCAAGGCCATCGCCGAAGCCGTCGACATTCCCGTCATCCTGTACAACGTGCCTGGCCGCACCGTTGCCGACATGAGCAACGACACCATCGTGCGCCTGTCCGCCATCCCGAACATTGTTGGCGTGAAAGATGCGACCGGCAACATCGGCCGTGGCATCGACCTGCTGCGTTTGGTGCCAGCCGACTTCGCCGTGTACTCGGGCGATGATCCGACGGCCATGGCGCTGATGTTCTGCGGCGGCCACGGCAACATCTCCGTGACGGCCAACGTGGCGCCGCGCGCCATGCATGAACTGTGCGTCGCAGCCATGGCGGGCGAGCGCGCCACGGCGATCGCCATCAATAACAAAGTTTTCCCCCTGCACCAGAAATTGTTTGTCGAGCCCAACCCGGTGCCCGTCAAATGGGCGCTGGCCGAAATGGGCATGATGCCAGCCGGCATACGCTTGCCACTGGTGCCACTGGCTGAAAATTGCCATGCCACCGTGCGCGAGGCCTTGCGCGACGCTGGCATCCTGTCTTAA